The Vallitalea longa genome includes a window with the following:
- a CDS encoding N-acetylmannosamine-6-phosphate 2-epimerase: protein MGKKDIIEKIKGGLIVSCQALEDEPLHSSFIMKKMAKAAMLGGAVAIRANGYEDIKEIKSEVNLPIIGLIKKKYDGFLPYITPTIQEVDKIVQAGADIVAIDATKLEKPGQLTTGELFQQIKIKYPNILMMADISTYEEGIKAYKLGFDLVSTTLSGYTDYSTKINGPDFDLIERLSKDIDIPLIGEGKIQTPEQTVMALKFGAYAIVVGGAITRPQEITKRFVSYIKRSDALL, encoded by the coding sequence ATGGGGAAAAAGGATATAATAGAAAAGATAAAAGGCGGTTTAATTGTATCATGCCAGGCATTAGAAGATGAGCCACTCCATAGCTCATTCATTATGAAGAAAATGGCAAAAGCTGCTATGCTAGGTGGAGCGGTTGCTATAAGAGCTAATGGATATGAAGATATTAAAGAAATTAAAAGTGAGGTAAATTTACCTATAATTGGATTAATTAAAAAGAAATATGATGGTTTTTTACCTTATATAACTCCAACTATACAAGAAGTGGATAAAATAGTACAAGCTGGAGCTGATATTGTAGCAATAGATGCAACCAAATTAGAAAAACCTGGTCAATTAACAACTGGAGAATTATTTCAACAAATAAAAATCAAGTATCCTAACATATTAATGATGGCTGATATATCTACATATGAAGAAGGAATTAAAGCATATAAACTTGGGTTTGATTTAGTATCAACCACATTGTCAGGATATACTGATTATAGTACTAAAATTAATGGACCAGATTTTGATTTGATTGAAAGACTTTCAAAAGATATAGATATTCCTCTTATAGGTGAAGGTAAAATACAGACACCTGAACAGACAGTTATGGCATTGAAATTTGGAGCTTATGCCATTGTAGTAGGTGGTGCAATAACAAGACCACAAGAAATAACGAAAAGATTTGTATCGTATATTAAAAGGAGTGATGCTTTATTGTAG